CGGAGACGAACCAGTCGATAGCCTCCTTCATCTCAGCGGCGGTTTTGCGAGACGTGGTGAAACGCTGCGCCTTCACTGTGAACTTGAAACCATCGGGGGTCTGCTCCGCCCAGTTCTCGAAGACATGAGGCTTTTGATTGCGATAGAAGGTTGAGTTGATCTCGATCGCCGTCAGCTGGCGCGAGGCGTATTCAAGCTGGCGCTTTTTTGCGAGGTCAGCCGGGTAGAAGGTTTCCTCCCAGGGCTCATAATTCCAGCCGCCAATTCCGATGCGAATGGGGTGGATCATAGATCAATGCTCCGATCAAAAAAGGCGGCCCGTGGGACCGCCTTTTCAAACTTAAGTATCCAGGAAGCTCCGCAGCTTGCGGCTCCGGCTTGGGTGCTTGAGCTTTCTCAGCGCCTTTGCCTCGATCTGACGGATACGTTCGCGCGTCACGCTGAACTGCTGGCCGACCTCTTCCAGCGTGTGGTCGGTGTTCATGCCGATGCCGAAGCGCATGCGCAGGACACGTTCCTCACGCGGGGTGAGCGAGGCGAGCACGCGGGTCGTGGTTTCGCGAAGGTTGGACTGGATCGCGCTGTCGACAGGCAACAGCGCCATCTTGTCCTCGATGAAGTCGCCGAGATTCGAGTCCTCGTCGTCGCCAATCGGCGTTTCGAGCGAGATCGGCTCTTTCGCAATCTTGAGGACCTTGCGGATCTTCTCCAGCGGCAGACCAAGCTTTTCAGCTAGCTCTTCCGGGGTCGGCTCGCGGCCAATCTCGTGCAGCATCTGGCGCTGGCTGCGGACGATCTTGTTGATCGTCTCGATCATGTGCACCGGAATACGGATCGTGCGGGCCTGGTCCGCGATGGACCGGGTAATCGCCTGACGAATCCACCAGGTCGCATAGGTCGAGAATTTGTAACCGCGGCGGTATTCGAATTTATCGACCGCCTTCATCAGGCCGATATTGCCTTCCTGGATCAGGTCGAGGAATTGCAGGCCGCGATTGGTGTATTTCTTGGCGATGGAGATCACGAGGCGCAGGTTTGCCTCAACCATTTCCTTCTTGGCGACGCGGGCTTCGCGTTCGCCCTTCTGGACGCGCTGAACAATCTGGCGGAAATCGTCGATCGGGATACCGATCTCCTGCGAAACGGCCGTGATCTCTTCGCGGATCTCGCCGATCTGATCGCCCTGGCTCTCGAAGAAGCTTTCCCACTTCTTCTTGGACTTCGCGTTCTCGAGCGTTTCTTCCTGCCAGTTCGGATTCAGCTCGTTGCCGAAATAGCTTTCGAGGAATTCCTTGCGCGGCACGCCCTTCGCGTCAGCCAGACGCATGAGCTTGCCTTCAAGGCCCATCAGCTTCTTGTTGATGGCGTAGAGCTGTTCAACAAGCGCTTCGATACGCGCATTGTTGATGTGCATCGTCTTGAGATTGTCGACGATGGACTGGGCCAGCGTGTCATACTCTTCGCGCGCATCGGCGGTCAGCGCCTTGCCGGCCATGCGGCGCTCAACGAGGCGCTCCTGCAGTTTGCGGTACTGACCGAAGGCGAGCGCGATCTCGTCCAGCTTGCCAAGCACGCCGTCACGAAGTTCGGCTTCCATGGCCGACATGGACATGGCCTGACCTTCTTCCTCGTCCTCGCGTTCTTCGCGGGCAAGGCGTTCCTCGGTCGTTTCGTTCTCGCGCTCTTTCGCCTCGGCTTCTTTTTCTTCCTCGGTCTTTTCGCGCGGTTCTGGCGTCGGGTTCTCCGCGCCATAGGTCGTTTCAAGGTCGATGAGGTCGCGCAGGAGAATGCGCTCATTCATGAGCTCATCGCGCCAGACCATCATGGCCTCAAAGGTCAGCGGGCTCTCGCAGAGGCCGCGGATCATGGCATCACGGCCGGCCTCGATACGCTTGGCAATCGCGATCTCGCCTTCACGCGACAGAAGCTCAACGGCGCCCATCTCGCGCAGATACATGCGCACAGGGTCATCGGTACGGTCAGAGCCGCGTGCATTGCCCTTTTTGGCAACTGCGCCGCTGGTGCCCGTCTTGGCGACAGCCGTACCCTTGGACGCGCCTTCCACTTCGTCTTCGTTCTCGACGACCTGGATACCCATTTCAGAGAGGGCCGACATCGTATCTTCGATCTGGTCGGAGGACAGCTCCTCCGATGGAAGGACGTTGTTCAGCTCTTCATGCGTGACATAGCCCTTGGACTTTGCCTGCTTGATGAATTTCTTGATCTTCGAGTCGTTGAGATCGAGCACCGGACGGTCGTCGGTCTCGACTTCGGCGCCTTCATTGTCACGCTTCTGGGCTTTCGCCATCTAACTCTCCCGCCTGTTGCAGCATGCCCCCTGCAACATTCAATCAATCAACTGGCCGATCAGTCCTGATCGGTTTGTTCTGCTGCTTCATTGAGACGCGCCACACGTGCCTCACGTTCCGCCACTTCATGCCGACGCCGTCGCCAATTCTCAGGTGACGCTGTCACCTCAGCCTTGGCAACGTCGCCAAATGCGCTGGCGTCGTCGCGGGCCACGTATTGCTCGAGGGCGATAAGCCATTCCCGTTCGTCAGCTCCATCGGGAGCTATAGCAGTTGTTGCGGGATAAGAATTGAGCAAGTCAGCAGCGCGCATGTTTCCAGACTGCACTAAATGGGTCGCGATTGCGCTGCGGTCAACACCTGCGCCTGCGTCAGGCCACGAAATGATCACATCGCGCAAGGTTGCGACATCCTCATCAAGGAAGATCGCCATGGAGAGTAGCTCAAATCCGACATCGATCAGATGGGGCGAATCAATGGCGCGCACCAGCAGGCCGAGGCCCCGCGTCTTGGCTGGCGCACTTGTCTGGTGGGCGCCTTTGACCGGCCCATCGGACCGCCCCGCAGGGCCGCGCGCGCGCCGGCGCATCTGCCAGAGATGGTCATTCTTGCGGGATTTCAGCTCCTGCTCATAGGCCGCGCGCACGCCTGCATGCTGGATCGTAGCCGCCGCCTGCATCAGACGCGCTTCGAGCCCGGCCTGCCTTTCGGGCGTATCAAGTGGCTCTGCGTCGCGCTCCCGGCGCCAGAGCACCTCGATCAGCGGTACTGAGTTGGACAGTGCCTGCTTCATCGCTTCGGGGCCTGACTGGCGGATGAGGTCATCCGGGTCCATCCCGCCAGAGAGCAGACAGAAGAACAAGGTCCGCTCTGGCTGAAGGTGCGGCAGCGCGCGCTCAATCGAGCGGTAAGCGGCGCGAAGGCCCGCTGCGTCACCATCGAAACAGAGAACCGGCTCTGGCCCTGCGCGCCACAGAAGCGCCAGCTGGTCTTCGGTCAGCGCCGTACCGAGCGGGGCGACGGCATGGCCGATCCCCGCCTCTGCCATGGCGATAGCGTCCATATAGCCTTCGGTGACGATCAGCCCACCTTCATCGGTGCTGCCAAAGGCTTCGCGCGCATCCTTGTAGCGATAGAGGACGCGCCCCTTGTGGAAGAGCTCTGTGTCATTGGAATTGAGGTATTTCGGCTTGGCGTCCGGCTGCAGCCCCCTGCCCCCGAAGGCGATGACCTGGCCGCGCACATCGGTGATCGGGAAGATGACGCGCCCACGGAACCGGTCATACGGATCGCCCCCGCCCTCTTTGACGACGGCGAGGCCCGCATCGATAATTTCCTGCATGCCGAAACTTTCGGCTTTCAGATGGTCGATCGTCTTGCGCCAGTCATCGGGCGCATAGCCGAGCCGGTGACGCGCCCAGGCCGCCGCGCCTAGCCCGCGATTTTCCAGATACTCGCGTGCTTCGGTGCCTTCTGCCGCGCGCAACCGGTCCTCGAAGAACTTGCAGGCCGCTTCGCAGCAGGCATAGAGCCGCTTGCGACGGTCATAGGTCTCTTCGTCCTGCGGCGTTGCCTTGGGAAGCTGCATGCCCGCTTCATCGGCAAGCTTCTCGACCGCCTCCATGAAGGACAGCCGCTCGGTCTCCATGACGAAGGAGATGACGTCCCCGCCAATGCCGGATGAGAAGTCCTTGAAGATGCGCTTCTGGTCGTTGACGTAGAAGCTCGGGCTTTTCTCATTGGTGAAAGGCGACAGGCCGACCCATTCCTTGCCCTGCTTCTTCAGCTTCACCTTGCGCCCGATGACATCGGACGGCCGGATGCGGGCCTTCAACTCCTCGACGAAGCCATCTGGTATGCGAATGGAAGCTGACATGAACGCTCAGTGTAACGCAGATGCCGCCCCAAGGGCCACTCTCCAATGCGGCGATCCACAGCCCCGCTCCGGCCTGTGGATAACTAGGCGGGAACGGCGCCTGCCGCTGCCTCCTCCTCCACGCAGATATAGCCTTCGCGCGGCAGCAGGATCCAAGCAATGACCCCCGCCATGACGTCGACCGCCACATGGACAATGATGCCCGGCCAGAGCGAGCCAGACAGGACATAGGTCAGGGTCATGATGATGGTGACCGGCAGGATGCGGACCAGCCCCTGCACGCCCTGATAGATGTGGGCGAGGATGAAGACACCGATCGCGGCCAGCGCCGCCATCCAGAGCGGCATCAGAAGCGCCAGTACGCTGATGAGGAAGGCGCGGAAGATGACTTCCTCGGTGATGCCTGCCGTCACCGCGACCATGAAGAATCCCCAGCAGTCGCGGCGGCGACGCGGCATCAGCGCGTCATAGTCGCCCGAGCCGAACATGGACTGGCGCAGCGTCTCCTGGACTTCTGCATCACGGCGTATCGCGGGTAGCTGGGCGATCTGAAGCGCGAGAAAGCCGAGCGCGACCGCCCAAGCCGCGAACATGCCGATGCCGCTGCCCCACGCAAAGCCGAGCGTCTCCAGTGACCGGCCTGACGAGGTCCATGCCCAGAGACTGATACCGCAGAGCAGCCAGAGAAGCGATCCGGTCACGGTCCAGTGAATGAAAGGGCTGCGCGTCGGCCGGGCGGGCTTGCGAATGCGCCGATAGATGTCCGAGGCCATGCCGCAGACCCAGAGAAGCAGGATCGCACCAAGGCCAATAACGAGTTCGCGTTCTGTCTGAATGAAAGTTTCCATGTGCCACCTGTCGAGGCCGCGCTTCGCAAACTGGACGCGCGGCGATGTCATTGCAGCCCTCTGCTGCTTGAAAGTTCGCTCACTCTCGCTTAATATGAAGGTGAATTCACATTCACATATGGGAAAGAAGCTCCGATGTCAAACAGCTTTGCCCGGCCAGCGACGCAGGCGCGGTCCATGAAGACCCAGCAGAAGCTGATGGATGCGCTTGAGGCGCTGCTGCGGGAGAAAGACTTTGACGCGATTTCGGTGCCCGACCTTGCAGCCGAGGCAGGCGTCGCGGTCGGCACCGTATACCGCCGTTTCGAGAACAAGGAGGCGCTAATCCCGCTCCTGTTCGAGCTCTGGAAGACCCGCAGCGCGCTGCAGATGGAAACCGCCGCGGTCCAGGTCGAGGAAGTGACATCCGCCGACCTTCGCCAGCTCCTTCGCAGGCAGATGCGAGCGGCATACAGCTTCATCCGTGAGCAAGCCCACATACTGCGCGCGGTGCACTTGCAGGGACGGCTTCGCCCGCAGCTGATCGGCGAGGATTGGAAGCAGCTCTGGAAGGATGCGCTTGCGGGCAACCGGGCCTTTCTGGAGCTTGTGAAAGACAGGATCGGCCAGTCAGATCTCGACCGCGCGGCAGAGATGATGATCTACATCGCCAACACGGCGCTCGTCGAAAAAGCCCTCTTCGATGAGGACGGTCCGGGATACGTCGTCACCGCAGAAGGCGATGCCTTCGCGAACGAGATTGCCGACATTGTCTATGGGTATCTGTCCTTGGAAGATATCTGATCGAGGCGAGCCT
This genomic interval from Thalassovita mediterranea contains the following:
- a CDS encoding TetR family transcriptional regulator is translated as MSNSFARPATQARSMKTQQKLMDALEALLREKDFDAISVPDLAAEAGVAVGTVYRRFENKEALIPLLFELWKTRSALQMETAAVQVEEVTSADLRQLLRRQMRAAYSFIREQAHILRAVHLQGRLRPQLIGEDWKQLWKDALAGNRAFLELVKDRIGQSDLDRAAEMMIYIANTALVEKALFDEDGPGYVVTAEGDAFANEIADIVYGYLSLEDI
- a CDS encoding CPBP family intramembrane metalloprotease, with protein sequence MTSPRVQFAKRGLDRWHMETFIQTERELVIGLGAILLLWVCGMASDIYRRIRKPARPTRSPFIHWTVTGSLLWLLCGISLWAWTSSGRSLETLGFAWGSGIGMFAAWAVALGFLALQIAQLPAIRRDAEVQETLRQSMFGSGDYDALMPRRRRDCWGFFMVAVTAGITEEVIFRAFLISVLALLMPLWMAALAAIGVFILAHIYQGVQGLVRILPVTIIMTLTYVLSGSLWPGIIVHVAVDVMAGVIAWILLPREGYICVEEEAAAGAVPA
- the rpoD gene encoding RNA polymerase sigma factor RpoD, with protein sequence MAKAQKRDNEGAEVETDDRPVLDLNDSKIKKFIKQAKSKGYVTHEELNNVLPSEELSSDQIEDTMSALSEMGIQVVENEDEVEGASKGTAVAKTGTSGAVAKKGNARGSDRTDDPVRMYLREMGAVELLSREGEIAIAKRIEAGRDAMIRGLCESPLTFEAMMVWRDELMNERILLRDLIDLETTYGAENPTPEPREKTEEEKEAEAKERENETTEERLAREEREDEEEGQAMSMSAMEAELRDGVLGKLDEIALAFGQYRKLQERLVERRMAGKALTADAREEYDTLAQSIVDNLKTMHINNARIEALVEQLYAINKKLMGLEGKLMRLADAKGVPRKEFLESYFGNELNPNWQEETLENAKSKKKWESFFESQGDQIGEIREEITAVSQEIGIPIDDFRQIVQRVQKGEREARVAKKEMVEANLRLVISIAKKYTNRGLQFLDLIQEGNIGLMKAVDKFEYRRGYKFSTYATWWIRQAITRSIADQARTIRIPVHMIETINKIVRSQRQMLHEIGREPTPEELAEKLGLPLEKIRKVLKIAKEPISLETPIGDDEDSNLGDFIEDKMALLPVDSAIQSNLRETTTRVLASLTPREERVLRMRFGIGMNTDHTLEEVGQQFSVTRERIRQIEAKALRKLKHPSRSRKLRSFLDT
- the dnaG gene encoding DNA primase translates to MSASIRIPDGFVEELKARIRPSDVIGRKVKLKKQGKEWVGLSPFTNEKSPSFYVNDQKRIFKDFSSGIGGDVISFVMETERLSFMEAVEKLADEAGMQLPKATPQDEETYDRRKRLYACCEAACKFFEDRLRAAEGTEAREYLENRGLGAAAWARHRLGYAPDDWRKTIDHLKAESFGMQEIIDAGLAVVKEGGGDPYDRFRGRVIFPITDVRGQVIAFGGRGLQPDAKPKYLNSNDTELFHKGRVLYRYKDAREAFGSTDEGGLIVTEGYMDAIAMAEAGIGHAVAPLGTALTEDQLALLWRAGPEPVLCFDGDAAGLRAAYRSIERALPHLQPERTLFFCLLSGGMDPDDLIRQSGPEAMKQALSNSVPLIEVLWRRERDAEPLDTPERQAGLEARLMQAAATIQHAGVRAAYEQELKSRKNDHLWQMRRRARGPAGRSDGPVKGAHQTSAPAKTRGLGLLVRAIDSPHLIDVGFELLSMAIFLDEDVATLRDVIISWPDAGAGVDRSAIATHLVQSGNMRAADLLNSYPATTAIAPDGADEREWLIALEQYVARDDASAFGDVAKAEVTASPENWRRRRHEVAEREARVARLNEAAEQTDQD